In one Sulfurospirillum tamanense genomic region, the following are encoded:
- a CDS encoding AMP-dependent synthetase/ligase, with protein sequence MPFGPTLFHMFTRSYLAYKTQAAFIYRAGETEYTVTYEKLFEDALLLARAFKAKKITKGTKVMFVCDNRYEWIVTDLALLSLGAISIPRGSDTPALELDFILKHSEAEFLIVETQKLYERYEGVLKNQKAIFIVEAAKVHTLFDSLYSYNDLLKDRTISDEEIQAFIDQKEHLDAPDIFTLIYTSGTTGTPKGVILTHQNIMHNVTHMAPMIGLMEGETWLSILPSWHIFERSAEYLSLAYGCTTIYSTIKTFASDLEHYRPTLVATVPRLWESMYSKINQALEKKDPKKAKIFNKLVRISAAYNYHDRLRKNQLPRFYPLSKIEKFFLTCKASLACFFLSPLNAFAKKKLTLVQEKFGGRLRLAISGGGSLPEYLDEWIDALGIRIVNAYGMTECAPAIAGRGVLCDVFGTIGYAVPGTTLRIVNKSGGDVPIGEVGEIWVKGPQVTPGYYKAHEENAKTFSGDGFLKTGDLGKFTLGHELLITGRSKEIIVLANGENVDPSRIESTLSMLPFVTDAILVGHDKKGLGLLIVPDFDKLKDYVLEQYGEVVHSVEHLLENKPLTQKIKSKMNELLHPQKGFKPFEKLQNIHFLSEEFKPGEELTNTFKKKRHVIEKKYKELIDKLLH encoded by the coding sequence GTGCCCTTTGGTCCTACGCTTTTTCATATGTTTACCCGAAGCTACCTCGCTTATAAAACCCAAGCGGCTTTTATCTACCGCGCTGGTGAAACCGAATACACCGTAACCTACGAAAAACTTTTTGAAGATGCCCTGCTACTTGCCCGCGCCTTTAAGGCCAAAAAAATCACCAAAGGCACCAAGGTGATGTTTGTGTGCGACAACCGCTACGAGTGGATTGTCACCGACTTGGCATTGTTGTCCCTAGGGGCCATCAGCATCCCAAGAGGTTCCGATACGCCAGCCCTTGAGCTTGACTTCATCCTCAAGCATTCTGAAGCAGAGTTTTTGATTGTCGAAACCCAAAAGCTATACGAGCGCTACGAGGGAGTGCTAAAAAACCAAAAAGCCATTTTTATCGTTGAAGCCGCCAAAGTACATACTTTATTTGATTCCCTCTACTCTTACAACGATCTCCTCAAAGACCGCACCATCAGCGATGAAGAAATCCAAGCCTTTATCGACCAAAAAGAGCACCTTGACGCTCCAGATATTTTTACCCTCATCTACACCTCGGGCACCACAGGCACACCAAAAGGCGTTATCTTAACCCACCAAAACATTATGCACAATGTCACCCATATGGCCCCCATGATTGGTCTCATGGAGGGAGAAACGTGGCTCTCTATCTTGCCTTCTTGGCACATCTTTGAACGCTCAGCCGAGTACTTATCTCTTGCCTATGGCTGCACAACTATCTACTCCACCATCAAAACCTTTGCCAGTGACCTCGAACACTACCGCCCCACCCTTGTGGCCACCGTACCGCGCCTTTGGGAATCCATGTACAGTAAAATCAACCAAGCCCTAGAGAAAAAAGACCCGAAAAAAGCCAAGATTTTCAACAAACTTGTACGCATTAGCGCAGCATACAACTACCATGACCGCTTGCGCAAAAACCAACTTCCCCGTTTTTATCCTTTGTCTAAAATAGAGAAATTTTTCCTTACATGTAAAGCCTCATTAGCCTGTTTTTTCCTCTCCCCGCTCAACGCATTTGCTAAAAAAAAGCTCACCTTGGTACAAGAAAAATTTGGCGGACGCTTGCGTCTTGCCATTAGTGGCGGGGGAAGTTTGCCTGAGTATTTGGACGAGTGGATTGACGCTCTTGGTATTCGCATCGTTAACGCCTATGGTATGACCGAATGCGCCCCCGCCATCGCAGGGCGCGGGGTATTATGCGACGTGTTTGGCACCATTGGCTACGCGGTACCTGGCACGACACTGCGCATTGTTAACAAATCAGGTGGTGACGTGCCCATCGGCGAAGTGGGAGAAATCTGGGTCAAAGGCCCCCAAGTCACGCCAGGGTATTACAAAGCTCACGAAGAAAACGCCAAAACCTTCTCGGGAGATGGATTTTTAAAAACAGGGGATTTGGGCAAATTTACCCTCGGACACGAACTACTCATCACAGGGCGCTCCAAAGAAATCATCGTCCTAGCCAACGGCGAAAACGTAGATCCAAGCCGTATCGAATCCACCCTTTCCATGCTTCCTTTTGTGACTGACGCTATCCTTGTAGGGCATGACAAAAAAGGGCTAGGACTTCTTATTGTGCCAGATTTTGATAAGCTTAAAGATTATGTGCTAGAACAGTATGGCGAGGTGGTACACAGTGTCGAACACTTACTAGAAAACAAACCGCTCACCCAAAAAATCAAATCTAAGATGAACGAACTCTTGCACCCGCAAAAAGGGTTTAAACCCTTTGAGAAACTGCAAAACATCCATTTTTTAAGCGAAGAATTCAAACCTGGCGAGGAGTTAACCAATACCTTCAAGAAAAAACGCCACGTCATCGAAAAAAAATACAAAGAACTCATCGATAAACTTCTGCACTAA
- a CDS encoding bifunctional diguanylate cyclase/phosphodiesterase has protein sequence MKTYHKVLLILFFVLVGLLSFKGYKDYVQIKSAYQMVALEESKTLANAIVAFRETYQSLFLDHNISINTTTAPLFPHKATELIAQKFQTLDGARKEARVYVPLKKALDEQVMDARAFEYFVAHPDEAHYFLPLSGHEYYYATPFFASALCVSCHKGERTYEEGALVGVVGIEGKNTRLITALQGDYFSSMVAYGVLGIMIYILLAYFVRKGYVRDEHYRVTLEKELKEHLEMLSQKSEEMHYQIFHDALTNLPNRNQLMQDLSTKEGSALALINIDDFKQINDFYGQEIGDEVLVSLGQLVLTFAKHHRAHAYKLHADEYAIMFPQIVPRVLEKKIHALLEELRQFILITDEDHDIDIMATIGAAIGDETLLAHADMALKKAKKERISYLLYESSMEIKEEYEKNIESSRRLKRAIRDDRIVPYYQAIVSLENKSAKRYEVLMRLIGEDGSEVAPNSFLHVAKKSRLYNQLTRIIITKSFEAMRPCDAVFSVNVSIMDILNPKTVAFILEKIDQFPEPARITFEILESEGIENYKDVLEFVRQVKAKGCSIAIDDFGSGYSSFEHILNLHVDVLKIDASLIRSIDTNKNARVTVETILSFAKALGIKTCAEFVYSKEIYDILEGMGVDYVQGYYLAKPLPFEKL, from the coding sequence TTGAAGACATACCATAAGGTGTTGCTTATTCTTTTTTTTGTCCTTGTAGGATTGCTCTCCTTCAAGGGATACAAAGACTATGTGCAAATCAAAAGCGCGTACCAGATGGTTGCCCTTGAAGAATCCAAAACACTTGCCAATGCTATTGTTGCTTTTCGTGAAACTTACCAAAGCCTTTTCCTAGACCACAACATTTCAATCAACACAACCACCGCACCCTTGTTTCCCCATAAGGCAACAGAATTAATAGCGCAGAAGTTTCAAACCCTTGATGGTGCACGTAAAGAAGCGCGCGTGTATGTTCCTCTAAAAAAAGCTCTGGATGAGCAAGTGATGGACGCGAGGGCTTTTGAGTACTTTGTGGCTCACCCCGATGAGGCGCACTATTTTTTACCCTTATCTGGCCATGAGTACTACTATGCTACACCTTTTTTTGCTTCTGCTTTGTGTGTTTCGTGTCACAAAGGCGAGCGTACCTATGAGGAAGGTGCTTTGGTGGGGGTTGTTGGGATTGAGGGGAAAAACACTAGACTGATTACTGCTTTACAGGGTGATTATTTTTCTTCAATGGTGGCGTACGGTGTCCTTGGAATTATGATTTATATACTGTTGGCTTATTTTGTCAGAAAAGGTTATGTGCGCGATGAGCATTACCGTGTCACGCTGGAAAAGGAGCTCAAAGAACACCTTGAAATGTTAAGTCAAAAAAGTGAAGAGATGCATTATCAAATCTTTCATGATGCGCTGACAAATTTACCCAACCGCAATCAGCTTATGCAAGATTTAAGTACCAAAGAAGGAAGTGCGCTGGCGCTCATTAACATTGATGATTTTAAACAAATCAATGATTTTTATGGTCAAGAAATTGGGGATGAGGTATTGGTTTCTTTGGGGCAGCTTGTGCTTACATTTGCTAAGCACCACCGCGCCCACGCATACAAGCTTCATGCGGATGAGTACGCGATTATGTTTCCGCAGATTGTTCCACGCGTTTTGGAGAAAAAAATCCACGCACTTTTGGAAGAATTGCGTCAGTTTATTCTCATTACGGACGAAGATCACGACATAGACATTATGGCGACCATCGGTGCGGCAATTGGCGATGAAACACTTTTGGCCCATGCAGACATGGCTCTTAAAAAGGCAAAAAAAGAACGTATTTCGTACCTTTTGTATGAATCTTCTATGGAGATTAAGGAAGAGTATGAAAAAAATATCGAATCCTCTCGAAGGCTTAAGCGCGCTATTCGTGATGATCGCATTGTGCCTTACTACCAAGCCATTGTCTCTTTGGAGAACAAAAGTGCAAAACGCTATGAGGTTTTGATGCGTCTTATTGGTGAAGACGGTAGTGAAGTGGCGCCAAATTCTTTTTTACATGTGGCCAAAAAAAGCAGGCTTTATAACCAACTCACACGCATCATCATTACTAAAAGTTTTGAAGCGATGCGCCCTTGTGATGCTGTTTTTTCGGTGAATGTTTCCATTATGGATATTTTAAATCCCAAGACGGTCGCTTTTATTCTTGAAAAAATCGATCAGTTTCCCGAGCCAGCGCGCATTACCTTTGAAATCTTGGAGAGCGAAGGAATTGAAAACTACAAAGATGTTTTGGAGTTTGTGCGTCAGGTTAAGGCCAAAGGCTGTAGCATTGCTATTGATGATTTCGGGTCGGGGTATTCGAGCTTTGAGCATATTTTGAATTTACATGTAGACGTGCTTAAAATTGATGCTTCACTCATTCGTTCTATTGATACCAATAAAAACGCACGAGTAACTGTCGAGACCATCCTCTCTTTCGCTAAGGCACTCGGCATTAAAACGTGTGCAGAATTTGTCTACTCCAAAGAGATTTACGATATTTTAGAGGGCATGGGAGTGGATTATGTGCAGGGGTATTATCTTGCGAAGCCTTTGCCCTTTGAAAAACTCTAA
- the amt gene encoding ammonium transporter: protein MENFADVKYVLDGFLFVIMGALVMWMAAGFAMLEAGLTRSKNTATILTKNITLYALAGITYYFIGYNLMYGDGNALSGSIGPVVAESGGDYPTMADFFFQMVFVATAASVVSGTIAERMKLWPFIIFVFVLTSFIYPLQGHWTWGGSELGGLLEGFSDFAGSTIVHSVGGWAALAGVLLLGARKGKYSKDGSIKAIPGSNLPLATLGTFILWLGWFGFNGGSQLALGSKDDIDGIASVIASTNMAAAAGAITAMILTQLIYKRVDLTMVLNGALGGLVAVTAGPDLGMNVAFIDGIVGGILVVLAVPFFDKLRIDDPVGALSVHLVCGIWGTLAVGIFNPDVSILAQIKGIVVIGLFVFIASFIVWYILKITMGIRVSEEVEYEGLDVHECGLEAYPEFNKINR, encoded by the coding sequence ATGGAAAACTTTGCTGATGTAAAATACGTTCTTGATGGCTTCTTGTTTGTCATCATGGGTGCCCTGGTCATGTGGATGGCTGCGGGCTTTGCGATGCTGGAGGCGGGACTTACACGGTCTAAAAACACCGCCACCATTCTGACCAAAAATATCACGCTTTATGCATTAGCAGGTATCACCTACTACTTTATTGGGTACAACTTGATGTACGGTGATGGCAACGCACTTTCTGGAAGCATTGGCCCTGTTGTGGCTGAAAGTGGTGGCGACTATCCCACCATGGCAGATTTTTTCTTCCAAATGGTCTTTGTTGCAACAGCCGCTTCTGTAGTCTCAGGCACCATTGCTGAGCGCATGAAATTGTGGCCGTTTATCATTTTTGTTTTTGTTCTTACCTCCTTTATTTACCCACTTCAAGGGCACTGGACATGGGGCGGTTCTGAACTTGGTGGTTTACTTGAAGGGTTCTCTGACTTTGCAGGATCTACGATTGTCCACAGCGTGGGCGGATGGGCAGCATTAGCTGGGGTTTTACTTCTTGGTGCACGCAAGGGAAAGTACAGCAAAGACGGAAGCATCAAGGCCATTCCAGGCTCCAACCTTCCTTTAGCAACCCTAGGTACATTCATTCTCTGGTTAGGATGGTTTGGTTTCAACGGCGGCTCACAACTTGCCCTTGGTAGTAAAGATGACATCGATGGTATCGCTTCGGTCATTGCCAGCACTAACATGGCTGCAGCTGCTGGTGCGATTACGGCGATGATTTTAACCCAACTCATCTACAAGCGCGTAGACTTAACCATGGTGCTCAATGGTGCCCTTGGCGGTTTGGTTGCCGTCACAGCAGGGCCGGATTTAGGCATGAATGTTGCCTTTATTGATGGCATCGTCGGTGGTATCTTGGTAGTGCTTGCCGTGCCTTTCTTCGACAAACTACGCATTGATGATCCTGTGGGTGCACTTAGTGTTCACTTGGTGTGTGGCATCTGGGGAACCCTAGCAGTAGGCATCTTTAACCCTGATGTTTCCATCCTTGCACAAATTAAAGGGATTGTTGTGATTGGCCTATTTGTCTTTATCGCTTCCTTTATTGTATGGTATATTCTCAAAATTACCATGGGTATTCGCGTCAGCGAAGAGGTAGAATACGAGGGGCTTGATGTACACGAATGTGGCCTAGAAGCATACCCAGAATTCAACAAGATTAACCGATAA
- a CDS encoding P-II family nitrogen regulator, which yields MKKVEAIIKPFKLEDVKEALTELELTGMTVSEVKGYGRQQGHSELYRGAEYVVDFLPKVKIELVVKDEMLDKVLHAIVGSAKTGKIGDGKIFVSDIEKIIRIRTGETDEEAV from the coding sequence ATGAAAAAAGTAGAAGCAATCATCAAGCCTTTTAAACTCGAAGATGTAAAAGAGGCTTTGACTGAGCTTGAACTTACGGGCATGACAGTCAGCGAGGTAAAGGGCTACGGTCGCCAACAAGGACACTCAGAGCTTTACCGCGGGGCAGAATACGTAGTAGATTTTTTACCCAAAGTAAAAATCGAACTGGTCGTTAAAGACGAAATGCTTGACAAAGTCCTTCATGCTATTGTCGGCTCTGCCAAAACAGGAAAAATTGGTGATGGAAAAATCTTTGTGAGCGATATCGAAAAAATCATCCGAATCCGAACAGGCGAAACAGACGAAGAAGCTGTTTAG
- a CDS encoding SLC13 family permease, with translation MPQEKTQEMQLKLIAMGLVIGLIGYGIGLLVFNDIQARLIGLIAFLVTMWTNEGLPIGVVSLLPIILFPSLDIISINATAPNYSNPIIYLFLGGFILAVATEKIHLHEFISSKILNVFPSTPRGIIFSLATTAAVLSSFLSNTTTALLLIPIASFLTSDTQLKIRFILAIAYGASIGGIVTPIGTPPNMILLGFMQKEAMELIPFVKWIMLTIPLASMMLVVSCFVLTFGLKFSQNIREIDTTKVISSDQKRLLWILGGLVLLLLVNSPIKPYYNGLGIHESVILLGFGLVMFFPKIGFLKWEDTKKVPYEIMFLFGAGFSIARAFSDTGLASSIASYLMAISDFSPLLLILCVAALITFTTEITSNTALISIALPIIFALGKMADIQIELLMMVATICASYAFMLPIATPPNAVAMSTGVVNTFTMMRFGLVLNLLAIGLTTFIALSYWQYFL, from the coding sequence ATGCCACAGGAAAAAACCCAAGAAATGCAACTAAAACTCATCGCCATGGGGCTTGTGATTGGACTTATTGGATATGGGATTGGGCTTTTGGTTTTTAATGACATTCAAGCAAGGCTCATTGGCCTCATTGCCTTTTTGGTAACAATGTGGACCAACGAAGGACTGCCCATTGGGGTTGTTTCTCTTTTGCCCATTATTCTTTTTCCCTCATTGGATATTATTAGTATTAATGCAACGGCTCCTAATTACTCCAATCCTATCATTTACCTCTTTTTGGGTGGTTTTATTTTGGCAGTTGCGACGGAAAAAATCCACTTACACGAATTCATCTCCTCTAAAATTCTCAATGTCTTCCCCTCTACTCCACGGGGCATTATCTTCTCTCTTGCTACCACAGCGGCAGTGCTGAGCTCTTTTTTATCCAACACTACCACAGCGTTGTTGCTCATTCCTATTGCCTCTTTTCTTACCTCAGATACCCAACTCAAAATCCGCTTCATTCTTGCCATCGCTTATGGGGCAAGCATTGGAGGAATAGTCACACCTATTGGCACGCCGCCCAATATGATTTTGCTAGGATTCATGCAAAAAGAGGCGATGGAGCTCATTCCTTTTGTAAAATGGATTATGTTAACCATTCCACTGGCTTCCATGATGCTTGTTGTTTCGTGCTTTGTACTGACGTTTGGGCTTAAATTTAGCCAAAATATACGTGAAATTGACACCACCAAAGTGATCTCAAGCGACCAAAAACGCCTCTTGTGGATACTGGGGGGTTTGGTGCTTCTTTTGTTAGTAAATTCACCCATCAAGCCTTACTACAACGGCCTTGGTATCCATGAGAGCGTCATTTTACTCGGCTTTGGATTGGTGATGTTTTTTCCGAAAATTGGGTTTTTAAAATGGGAAGATACTAAAAAAGTCCCTTATGAAATTATGTTTTTATTTGGGGCGGGCTTTTCCATTGCGCGAGCATTTTCTGACACGGGACTTGCTTCGTCAATTGCTAGTTATTTGATGGCTATTTCTGATTTTTCACCACTATTGCTCATTCTTTGCGTGGCAGCGCTTATCACTTTTACTACGGAAATTACAAGCAATACCGCGCTCATCTCCATCGCTTTACCCATTATCTTTGCTCTTGGAAAAATGGCAGATATTCAGATTGAACTTTTGATGATGGTTGCAACCATTTGTGCAAGCTATGCGTTTATGTTGCCCATTGCCACGCCGCCTAACGCTGTTGCCATGAGTACAGGCGTGGTAAATACCTTTACAATGATGCGTTTTGGCCTTGTGCTTAATCTTTTGGCCATTGGACTAACGACGTTTATTGCACTGAGCTACTGGCAATATTTCCTCTAA
- a CDS encoding molybdopterin-containing oxidoreductase family protein, which translates to MEYTTCPLDCFDGCSVEYEAGKKLRGEKAHPITQGYLCPHLNHWFKHPRLEKARVEGTEVPLHTALEAAIASLKETPPHKILFYKGSGNLGLMQGVTKLFFAKHGAVIAKGSLCDEGGGFGVEEGRGLNLTLSPLHVKEADVVVLWGRNPTVTNTHMLPALQGKTLIVIDPVVIMPSAQLHLAIRPRGDVYLALLLARIAYMEMLEDVAFIEARTEGFEEFKELFLWTPIRVLAQRCGLSLEEVAHMLTLMKGKKVAFLVGTGVQRYAHAHTVLRAIDSFAAMMGWLGTWGSGVGYLSQSGVGFTNPFDVPSKEASLVNVDFSAYEVVVIQGANPISQMPTSSVVRTGLGKVKKVIYLGLHENATSVLADIVLPVKSFLEKEDLKASYGHHFLGRMPKLTENQNALSEHEFCTALMEAFGYEAPKSEHSYIEDFLVSGAVEKKGRWQNRLYETWPYEKTFYTSSGKFCFLETFDDTLEAEGMWLIFAKWERSLNSQFLPHHALHVPPSLGLKDGDEIRLNSPYGSCVYEVVNDIRLRKDTFLLHSGANNANALTPSFETEEGHSAAYQEMHVTWERA; encoded by the coding sequence GTGGAATACACCACATGCCCTTTGGATTGTTTTGATGGATGTAGTGTTGAGTATGAGGCTGGAAAAAAACTGCGGGGAGAAAAAGCCCATCCTATTACACAAGGGTATTTGTGCCCCCATTTAAACCACTGGTTTAAGCACCCACGCCTTGAAAAAGCACGTGTGGAGGGGACTGAAGTCCCTTTGCACACAGCACTTGAAGCGGCCATCGCAAGCCTCAAAGAAACCCCTCCTCATAAAATTCTTTTTTACAAAGGAAGTGGCAATCTCGGTCTGATGCAAGGGGTCACCAAGCTCTTTTTTGCAAAGCATGGTGCAGTCATTGCCAAAGGAAGTTTGTGTGATGAGGGAGGTGGTTTTGGTGTAGAGGAGGGGCGAGGACTTAACCTGACGCTTTCTCCTTTACATGTAAAGGAGGCTGATGTGGTTGTTTTATGGGGGAGAAATCCCACCGTAACCAACACGCACATGCTTCCTGCACTTCAAGGCAAAACGCTCATCGTCATCGACCCTGTGGTTATCATGCCAAGCGCGCAGTTGCATCTGGCTATTCGTCCGCGCGGGGATGTGTACTTGGCACTGCTTTTAGCGCGCATTGCCTACATGGAAATGCTTGAAGATGTGGCGTTTATTGAGGCGCGTACAGAAGGGTTTGAGGAGTTTAAAGAGCTCTTTTTGTGGACACCTATTAGGGTGTTGGCCCAGCGCTGTGGGCTTTCGCTTGAAGAAGTGGCGCACATGCTAACACTCATGAAGGGCAAAAAAGTTGCTTTTTTGGTGGGGACGGGTGTGCAACGCTACGCCCATGCGCACACAGTTTTACGCGCTATTGATTCTTTTGCTGCCATGATGGGGTGGCTAGGAACGTGGGGAAGTGGCGTGGGGTATTTGAGTCAAAGTGGCGTGGGTTTTACCAATCCGTTTGATGTGCCTTCCAAAGAAGCATCACTGGTAAATGTGGATTTTTCTGCCTATGAGGTGGTTGTTATTCAAGGAGCGAACCCCATTAGTCAAATGCCGACTTCTTCTGTAGTGCGTACGGGTTTGGGGAAAGTAAAAAAAGTCATCTACTTGGGCCTCCATGAAAATGCTACTTCTGTGCTAGCAGACATTGTGTTGCCTGTAAAAAGTTTTTTAGAAAAAGAAGATCTCAAAGCAAGCTATGGTCACCATTTTTTGGGCCGCATGCCAAAGTTGACTGAAAACCAAAATGCCTTAAGTGAGCATGAATTTTGCACCGCACTGATGGAGGCTTTTGGCTATGAGGCTCCTAAAAGTGAGCATAGCTACATTGAAGATTTTTTAGTTTCAGGTGCCGTGGAAAAAAAAGGAAGATGGCAAAATCGTCTTTATGAAACGTGGCCCTATGAAAAAACGTTTTATACGTCCAGTGGAAAATTTTGCTTTTTAGAAACTTTTGATGATACCTTGGAAGCGGAGGGAATGTGGCTGATATTTGCCAAGTGGGAGCGTTCGCTCAACTCCCAGTTTTTGCCTCATCATGCGTTACATGTACCGCCTTCTTTGGGTCTAAAAGATGGAGATGAAATTCGTCTTAACAGTCCTTATGGAAGCTGTGTTTATGAGGTAGTAAACGACATAAGGCTCCGAAAAGATACCTTCTTGCTCCATTCTGGAGCCAACAACGCCAATGCCCTTACGCCTTCTTTTGAGACCGAAGAGGGACACAGCGCAGCGTATCAAGAGATGCATGTTACTTGGGAGCGCGCATGA
- a CDS encoding sensor domain-containing diguanylate cyclase, with the protein MHLKYKVVSLICLLLISVSLGSSLLNYYYSLQASDTQLKERSLPLSIDNIYTEIQKHFIEPTLVSSMMAHDTFVKEWLRDGEKEPEKIYQYLATFKEKYGMFTTFLVSDFTNNYYHPTGTIDVVSPHKTENAWYYAFKNIAEEYEMNLDFNTHLDQDLIMFINYKILDDTGNFMGATGIGINISYVHHMLKHFRETYKFNVFFANTSGEILLIEEGIKNDNFLMDIKSLSTLVPQILKSESLQFEYQTGNNHFVVNSKYIPELNLFLFVEANTSDFTQELKKNFLGNLFLSLLVTSIVAAIIIFTINTYQKQLESLAAEDPLTGLYNRRTFDNHFRTLSALHRRTKAPLSAILFDIDNFKHINDTLGHLTGDSVLEHVALCAKATVRGSDILARWGGEEFALLFPNTTQHDAFEIGEKLRQAIGTNAAINALIKGPLSISVGVGTFHENDTLKSLFHRVDEAMLRAKKNGKNQTVLAL; encoded by the coding sequence ATGCATTTAAAATACAAAGTGGTGAGTCTTATCTGTTTATTATTGATTTCCGTTTCCCTAGGCTCCTCTTTGCTCAATTATTACTACTCTCTTCAAGCGAGTGACACACAGCTCAAAGAACGCTCTTTGCCCCTTTCTATTGACAATATTTACACCGAAATTCAAAAACACTTCATTGAGCCCACCCTTGTCTCTTCCATGATGGCACACGATACTTTTGTGAAAGAGTGGCTAAGAGATGGCGAGAAAGAGCCTGAAAAAATTTACCAATACCTTGCCACTTTCAAAGAAAAATACGGGATGTTTACAACTTTTCTCGTCTCTGATTTTACTAACAATTACTACCACCCCACAGGCACCATAGATGTTGTTTCACCCCACAAGACAGAAAACGCTTGGTATTATGCCTTTAAGAATATCGCCGAAGAGTACGAGATGAATCTTGACTTCAATACGCACCTTGATCAAGATTTAATCATGTTTATTAATTATAAAATCCTTGATGATACAGGCAATTTTATGGGCGCTACAGGCATTGGCATCAATATCTCTTATGTGCATCACATGTTAAAACACTTTCGTGAAACGTATAAATTTAATGTTTTTTTTGCCAACACTTCGGGGGAGATTTTACTTATAGAAGAAGGCATAAAGAACGATAATTTTTTAATGGACATTAAAAGCCTCTCCACCCTTGTTCCTCAAATTCTCAAAAGCGAATCTTTGCAATTTGAGTACCAAACAGGCAACAACCACTTTGTTGTTAACTCAAAATACATCCCAGAACTCAATCTCTTTTTATTTGTAGAAGCTAACACTTCAGACTTTACCCAAGAGCTTAAGAAAAACTTTTTAGGAAACTTATTTCTTTCTCTTTTAGTGACTAGCATCGTAGCTGCTATTATTATTTTTACCATCAACACCTACCAAAAACAGCTTGAATCCCTTGCGGCCGAAGACCCCCTCACAGGGCTCTACAATCGTCGCACCTTTGATAATCACTTTCGCACGCTCTCCGCCCTTCACCGCCGCACAAAAGCGCCTTTAAGCGCTATTTTATTTGATATTGACAACTTTAAACATATTAACGACACATTAGGACATCTCACTGGAGACTCCGTCCTTGAACATGTCGCATTGTGCGCCAAGGCAACGGTTAGGGGTTCTGACATCCTCGCGCGCTGGGGAGGAGAAGAGTTTGCCTTACTCTTTCCTAACACTACCCAACATGATGCCTTTGAGATTGGTGAAAAACTTCGTCAAGCCATTGGCACCAATGCGGCTATCAATGCTCTTATTAAAGGTCCCTTAAGCATCAGTGTCGGTGTTGGCACTTTTCATGAAAACGACACCCTAAAATCTTTGTTTCATCGGGTTGACGAAGCCATGCTTCGTGCCAAAAAAAATGGGAAAAACCAAACAGTGCTTGCCCTTTAA
- a CDS encoding FeoA family protein — protein MCLDELASGTLCRIIKVHAHDALKYKLLDMGFVSGAQVSVVREAPLYDPMELKIHNYLLSLRKSEAKLVEVELV, from the coding sequence ATGTGTTTAGATGAACTTGCCAGCGGCACCCTTTGTAGAATCATCAAAGTACACGCCCACGATGCACTTAAGTACAAACTCCTTGACATGGGATTTGTCTCAGGCGCTCAAGTGAGCGTGGTGCGTGAAGCCCCCCTGTATGACCCCATGGAGTTAAAAATCCACAACTACCTCCTCTCTTTACGAAAAAGCGAAGCGAAGCTGGTAGAGGTGGAACTCGTATGA